One Olsenella sp. oral taxon 807 DNA segment encodes these proteins:
- a CDS encoding ABC transporter permease, which yields MTSRLCFWKKDEPVGIETPEDERKAAPAEGSEPDMGAPSRTLWGDAWARLRKNRLAIVAAVWIVLIVVVALTADLWVPQALGSPTEQLFDARLPMSVEHPFGTDQVGRDVLSRVIYGARISLAVGVLATAISTVIGLVMGALAAYYGGIWDTIIMRLADIFLAFPYTLFVIAMLAVLGSGIQNVFIAIGVLGWPSIARVFRSAILSVKENDYVDAARSMGASDARIIMRHIFPNSVASIVVYATMNIGGAILTEAALSFLGMGVVPPDPSWGILIENGQKFLATQPWLMIMPGLAILLTVLAFTLLGDGLRDALDVKMKDA from the coding sequence ATGACGTCACGCCTGTGTTTCTGGAAGAAGGACGAGCCCGTTGGCATCGAGACGCCCGAGGATGAGCGTAAGGCGGCGCCGGCAGAGGGCAGCGAGCCCGATATGGGTGCCCCCTCACGTACCCTCTGGGGTGATGCCTGGGCGCGGCTCAGAAAGAACAGGCTCGCCATCGTCGCGGCTGTCTGGATAGTCCTCATCGTCGTCGTGGCGCTCACGGCGGACCTCTGGGTGCCGCAGGCCCTGGGCAGCCCGACGGAGCAGCTCTTTGATGCGCGCCTTCCGATGAGTGTCGAGCACCCCTTTGGTACCGACCAGGTGGGTCGCGACGTGCTCTCGCGCGTCATCTACGGGGCTCGCATATCGCTGGCGGTCGGTGTGCTCGCGACTGCCATCTCGACGGTCATCGGCCTCGTGATGGGCGCGCTTGCCGCCTACTACGGGGGCATCTGGGACACAATCATCATGCGCCTGGCTGACATCTTCTTGGCCTTTCCCTACACCCTCTTTGTGATCGCCATGCTGGCGGTTTTGGGCTCGGGCATCCAGAACGTCTTCATAGCCATCGGTGTCCTTGGCTGGCCGTCCATAGCTCGCGTGTTTCGCTCGGCCATCCTCTCCGTCAAGGAGAACGACTACGTGGACGCAGCCCGCTCCATGGGCGCCTCTGACGCGCGCATCATCATGCGCCACATCTTTCCCAACTCCGTGGCCTCCATCGTCGTCTACGCGACGATGAACATCGGCGGCGCCATCCTGACCGAAGCCGCCCTGTCCTTTCTGGGTATGGGCGTCGTCCCGCCTGACCCCTCCTGGGGCATCCTCATCGAGAACGGGCAGAAGTTCCTTGCCACCCAACCATGGCTCATGATCATGCCCGGCCTCGCCATCCTACTTACCGTGCTCGCCTTCACGCTGCTCGGTGACGGCCTGCGCGACGCCCTCGACGTCAAGATGAAGGACGCATGA
- the pepF gene encoding oligoendopeptidase F encodes MDKHEFPSFERREEVPERYRWDTTRLFENDEAFVCALSEAKDLEEEYEIWEPTAMSSGAGLLGYLRFDDDATLELERLFNYVSRRADEDTRVGKYQDLKAQLRALIARVGAASAWFVPRLLALSDETLDGWYADTPGLNLYRRAIDRMRALKDHVLTPSEEALLAQASEMAAQPEAIFSMLNDADMSFEDAVDSKGHSHAVTHGSYFPLMQSGDRSLRESAYHSIYGAYGRIKNTSAALLGSQTKQLQFFARARRYADTLEAALAPTEVPVSVYQGLIDAVHKNVSALHRYMELRRRVLGLDALRYWDLYVPLTKEDDRRYSFDEACDLMLRALAPLGEDYLGVVRRAIDERWYDVYETPGKASGAYSSGGRGLTPLILLNYQGTLDDIFTLVHETGHSLHTHLASEAQPGRYAQYEMFVAEVASTTNECLLLRYLLDNAQDTAERAHLLNHLCEQFRGTLFRQTLFAEFERDVNKASARGEGMGADALSERYAQLNELYYGSAVTLDDEIAHEWERIPHFYYNYYVYVYATSFAAAVALSKRILTGDATARDRYLAFLSGGSSKPPIELLAGAGVDMASGAVVDEALDTFSQTVDELEGLL; translated from the coding sequence ATGGACAAGCACGAGTTTCCCAGCTTCGAGAGGCGTGAGGAGGTCCCTGAGCGCTACCGGTGGGACACTACCAGACTGTTTGAGAACGATGAGGCCTTCGTGTGTGCGCTTTCGGAGGCCAAGGACCTTGAGGAGGAGTATGAGATCTGGGAGCCGACGGCCATGAGTTCTGGCGCGGGGCTTCTCGGCTACCTGCGCTTCGACGACGACGCCACGCTCGAGCTCGAGCGCCTCTTTAACTACGTCTCTCGCCGTGCCGACGAGGACACGCGCGTGGGCAAATACCAGGACCTGAAGGCCCAGCTGCGCGCACTCATCGCCCGCGTCGGTGCGGCGTCCGCCTGGTTTGTCCCCAGGCTTTTGGCACTCTCTGACGAGACGCTCGACGGGTGGTATGCGGACACGCCCGGCCTTAACCTCTATCGCCGCGCCATCGACAGGATGCGCGCCCTCAAAGACCATGTCCTTACCCCTTCCGAGGAGGCGCTCCTCGCCCAGGCGAGCGAGATGGCCGCCCAGCCCGAGGCCATCTTCTCCATGCTCAACGATGCCGACATGAGCTTCGAGGATGCGGTGGACTCAAAGGGTCACAGTCATGCGGTCACGCACGGCAGCTACTTCCCGCTCATGCAAAGTGGTGACCGGTCGCTTCGCGAGAGCGCCTACCACAGCATCTATGGCGCCTATGGCAGGATCAAGAACACGAGCGCCGCCCTTCTCGGCTCTCAGACAAAGCAGCTGCAGTTCTTCGCACGCGCACGTCGCTACGCCGACACGCTCGAGGCTGCGCTCGCACCCACAGAGGTACCCGTCTCGGTGTACCAGGGCCTCATCGATGCCGTCCATAAAAACGTCTCCGCCCTACACCGCTACATGGAGCTGCGTCGTCGCGTGCTGGGGCTCGACGCGCTGCGCTATTGGGACCTCTATGTGCCCCTCACCAAGGAGGATGACAGGCGCTACAGCTTCGACGAGGCCTGCGACCTCATGCTCAGGGCCCTGGCGCCCCTTGGCGAGGACTATCTGGGCGTCGTGCGCCGCGCCATCGACGAGCGCTGGTATGACGTGTACGAGACGCCGGGCAAGGCGAGCGGCGCGTACTCCTCGGGCGGACGCGGGCTGACGCCGCTCATCCTGCTCAACTACCAGGGCACGCTAGACGACATCTTCACGCTCGTCCACGAGACCGGCCACTCCCTGCACACCCACCTCGCAAGTGAGGCGCAGCCTGGCCGCTACGCGCAGTACGAGATGTTCGTGGCGGAGGTCGCCTCCACGACCAACGAGTGCCTGCTTCTGCGCTACCTTTTGGACAACGCCCAAGATACAGCCGAGCGTGCGCACCTTTTGAACCACCTCTGTGAGCAGTTCAGGGGCACGCTCTTTCGTCAGACGCTCTTCGCGGAGTTCGAGCGCGATGTCAACAAGGCGAGCGCCAGGGGGGAGGGTATGGGCGCCGATGCGCTCTCTGAGCGCTACGCGCAGCTCAACGAGCTCTATTATGGGTCTGCCGTCACGCTCGACGACGAGATAGCGCATGAGTGGGAGCGCATCCCCCACTTCTACTACAACTACTACGTCTACGTCTATGCCACGAGCTTTGCCGCCGCAGTCGCGCTCTCAAAGCGCATACTCACCGGTGACGCGACAGCCCGCGATCGCTATCTCGCCTTCCTTTCGGGTGGTAGCTCAAAGCCGCCCATCGAGCTGCTTGCCGGCGCCGGAGTCGACATGGCCTCGGGGGCGGTCGTGGACGAGGCGCTCGACACGTTCTCGCAGACGGTGGACGAGCTGGAGGGACTGCTCTAG
- a CDS encoding ABC transporter family substrate-binding protein, with translation MAHTLSRRNFLGIAGGTAALAGLGLAACAGPTTGGPAGVEPQNGTPATTDLSRLPLPERGKTYNNPKGRDEVRDGGTLVLPAGEVGPNWNYLSVEGNTSEMSTFWSYYMPTVLTMVDATASSISPNPDFVTSIESSEESGRQVITYTLNDAARFNDGTPLDWRAVQAAWQILSGKDGSFAPAATDGWDKMVSVEPGASDKQAIITLSEPVYPAEMLVNVLVHPAAVNADTFANGWNSNPHSEWGAGPYTIDSVNDMQVTFVPNPTWWGERAKLDSITYKQMDAQALFNAFKNGEIDATGSSSSGSAEMLSNFSSMADAEVRRGDGLSLVCIEVNSTREGLSDRAVRKAFCQCLDAATLRDIVFQGVNWKEETPGSILIPAWRDGYENNMPADVTGLTSADDKIAAAKRTLEDAGYSLDANGHYAKDGRGVEFNLVVFGDSNVTKNRAAAIQKMAKDAGIKLELQNKAASEFSSTLTGGEWDTILTSWGFVVTAMWYGKMIFGSHSVSNYTQWGTPELDAEFDRINSIKDSADQLKAYNAAEKKALESYCFIPLYAGPDVVVTKKGLANFGPALFQTVLPQDVGWEKTAS, from the coding sequence ATGGCACACACCCTCTCACGCCGCAACTTCCTCGGCATCGCAGGAGGGACCGCTGCGCTGGCGGGCCTCGGGCTTGCCGCCTGCGCTGGCCCCACTACGGGAGGCCCGGCCGGCGTCGAGCCCCAGAACGGTACGCCTGCGACCACCGACCTGTCTAGGCTGCCGCTTCCCGAGCGAGGCAAGACCTACAACAATCCCAAGGGTCGTGATGAGGTTAGAGACGGCGGCACCCTGGTCCTTCCGGCAGGTGAGGTAGGTCCTAACTGGAACTACCTCAGCGTCGAGGGTAACACGTCGGAAATGAGTACTTTCTGGTCGTACTACATGCCAACGGTGCTCACCATGGTGGACGCCACGGCCTCCAGCATCAGTCCCAATCCCGACTTCGTCACCAGCATCGAGTCAAGTGAGGAGAGCGGCAGGCAGGTCATCACCTATACCCTCAACGACGCGGCACGTTTCAATGACGGTACGCCACTCGACTGGCGCGCCGTCCAAGCCGCCTGGCAGATCCTCAGCGGCAAGGATGGCTCGTTTGCGCCGGCGGCCACCGACGGCTGGGACAAGATGGTGAGTGTTGAGCCAGGAGCGAGCGACAAGCAAGCGATCATCACCCTCTCCGAGCCCGTCTACCCGGCGGAGATGCTCGTGAACGTCCTCGTGCACCCCGCCGCCGTCAACGCCGACACCTTCGCCAATGGCTGGAACTCCAACCCCCACAGCGAGTGGGGGGCGGGTCCCTACACCATCGACTCCGTCAATGACATGCAGGTCACCTTCGTTCCCAACCCCACGTGGTGGGGCGAGCGCGCCAAACTCGACTCCATCACCTACAAGCAGATGGACGCCCAGGCCCTCTTTAACGCGTTCAAGAACGGCGAGATCGATGCGACGGGATCGAGCTCGTCTGGCTCTGCCGAGATGCTCTCCAATTTCAGCTCCATGGCCGATGCCGAGGTCCGTCGCGGTGACGGACTCTCCCTCGTGTGCATCGAGGTCAACAGCACCCGTGAGGGCCTATCCGACAGAGCGGTGCGCAAGGCCTTCTGCCAGTGCCTGGATGCCGCAACGCTGCGTGACATCGTCTTTCAGGGCGTCAACTGGAAGGAGGAGACCCCAGGCTCCATCCTCATCCCGGCATGGCGGGACGGCTACGAAAACAACATGCCGGCCGACGTGACGGGCCTCACATCGGCGGATGACAAGATCGCCGCCGCGAAGAGGACCCTCGAGGACGCAGGCTACAGCTTGGACGCGAACGGCCACTACGCCAAGGACGGTCGAGGCGTGGAGTTCAACCTCGTCGTCTTTGGCGACTCCAACGTCACCAAGAACCGCGCCGCCGCCATCCAGAAGATGGCTAAGGACGCCGGCATCAAGCTCGAGCTGCAGAACAAGGCCGCCTCCGAGTTCTCCTCGACGCTCACCGGCGGCGAATGGGACACGATCCTGACGAGCTGGGGCTTTGTGGTGACCGCAATGTGGTACGGCAAGATGATCTTTGGCTCACACTCCGTGTCAAACTATACGCAGTGGGGCACGCCCGAGCTCGACGCCGAATTCGATCGTATCAACTCCATCAAGGATAGCGCAGACCAGCTCAAGGCCTACAACGCCGCAGAGAAGAAGGCCCTGGAGTCCTACTGCTTCATCCCGCTCTACGCAGGTCCCGACGTGGTCGTCACCAAGAAGGGGCTCGCCAACTTTGGCCCTGCCCTCTTCCAGACCGTTCTGCCGCAGGATGTCGGGTGGGAGAAGACAGCGTCGTAG
- a CDS encoding ABC transporter family substrate-binding protein: MAYSVSRRTFLGVAGGAAAALAGLGLAGCAKEGGSGGAGSATGASPQNGVPATTPLNQLPLPEKGKTYNNPKSRDQIKDGGTATFPVAEVGPDFNYFSVNGSTVYIKWFWLCYNSAVVPFRCNATASKFEPDPNFIDSSSVKEVDGKEVVTINIAEKATFNDGTPIDWRAVEAAWTVNNGKNSDYTPASTDGWSQVESVTKGDNDKQAIITFSQPYYPYEALVGFLHPSAATPEVFNNGWKMNPHNEWGCGPFVVDSVDEAQITFKRNPKWWGDVAKLESITFKQMEAQAEFNAFKNGEIDATELGQQGTGEMLSNFQGMDKVEIRRSDSKSITCLEVNTTRDVLVDIEVRKAFMQCINTETILGIVYQGVNWKEDRLSSLSILPWMDGYEDNLPQDVSANATADAQIAAAKKTLEDAGYELGSDGYYAKEGKQVAFGFTTIGDSNVTKNRAAAIQKMAKDAGMNITIDNKPSSDFSKTLVGGQWDVFLLGWSVSSATYNNGGQLFGSTSESNFTHAGSKELDAKFLAVTGIEDHAKQMKAFNEAEKEALKSYAFIPLYSGADVIVCKKGLANWGPALLLDIVAENVGWEKE, translated from the coding sequence ATGGCATACTCAGTCTCTCGTAGGACGTTTCTGGGAGTTGCTGGAGGAGCTGCCGCCGCGCTGGCAGGCCTCGGGCTTGCGGGATGCGCGAAGGAGGGCGGCTCTGGCGGTGCTGGCTCAGCCACCGGCGCCTCGCCTCAAAACGGCGTCCCCGCGACCACACCCCTCAACCAGCTGCCGCTTCCCGAGAAGGGCAAGACCTACAACAATCCCAAGAGTCGCGATCAGATCAAGGACGGCGGTACCGCGACGTTCCCCGTGGCTGAGGTGGGTCCCGACTTCAACTACTTCAGCGTCAATGGCAGCACCGTCTATATAAAGTGGTTCTGGCTCTGCTACAACTCGGCGGTAGTTCCCTTCCGCTGCAATGCCACGGCCAGCAAGTTTGAGCCCGATCCCAATTTCATCGATTCCTCCTCCGTCAAGGAGGTCGATGGCAAGGAGGTCGTGACCATCAACATCGCCGAGAAGGCAACCTTCAACGATGGCACGCCCATAGACTGGCGTGCGGTCGAGGCCGCGTGGACGGTCAACAATGGCAAGAATTCGGATTACACCCCCGCATCCACCGATGGGTGGAGTCAGGTGGAGAGTGTTACCAAGGGCGATAATGACAAGCAGGCTATCATCACCTTCTCTCAGCCCTACTACCCGTATGAGGCCTTGGTCGGCTTTTTGCATCCCAGCGCCGCCACTCCCGAGGTCTTCAACAATGGCTGGAAGATGAACCCCCACAACGAGTGGGGCTGTGGCCCCTTTGTCGTGGACTCCGTAGATGAGGCCCAGATCACCTTCAAGCGCAACCCCAAGTGGTGGGGCGACGTGGCCAAGCTCGAGTCGATCACCTTCAAGCAGATGGAGGCCCAGGCCGAGTTCAATGCCTTCAAGAACGGCGAGATCGACGCCACCGAGCTTGGCCAGCAAGGCACGGGCGAGATGCTCTCGAACTTCCAGGGCATGGATAAGGTCGAGATCCGGCGCTCTGACAGCAAGTCCATCACCTGCCTGGAGGTCAACACCACCCGTGACGTCCTCGTGGATATCGAGGTGCGCAAGGCCTTCATGCAGTGCATCAACACCGAGACCATCCTAGGCATCGTGTACCAGGGCGTGAACTGGAAGGAGGATCGCCTGAGTTCCCTCAGCATCTTGCCGTGGATGGACGGTTACGAGGACAACCTGCCTCAGGATGTCTCGGCCAACGCCACCGCCGATGCCCAGATTGCGGCGGCAAAGAAGACCCTCGAGGACGCCGGCTACGAGCTAGGTTCGGATGGCTACTATGCCAAGGAGGGCAAGCAGGTGGCCTTTGGCTTCACGACCATTGGCGACTCTAACGTCACCAAGAACCGTGCCGCCGCCATCCAGAAGATGGCCAAGGATGCCGGAATGAACATCACGATCGATAACAAGCCCAGCTCCGACTTCTCCAAGACGCTTGTCGGCGGTCAATGGGACGTCTTCCTCCTTGGCTGGAGCGTCAGCAGTGCCACGTACAACAACGGTGGCCAGCTCTTTGGCAGCACGTCTGAGTCCAACTTCACGCATGCGGGCAGCAAGGAGCTTGACGCCAAGTTCCTTGCCGTCACGGGCATTGAGGACCATGCCAAGCAGATGAAGGCCTTCAACGAGGCCGAGAAGGAGGCCCTGAAGTCCTATGCCTTCATCCCCCTGTACAGTGGCGCGGACGTCATCGTCTGCAAGAAGGGGCTTGCCAACTGGGGTCCGGCCCTGCTGCTGGATATCGTTGCCGAAAACGTAGGCTGGGAGAAGGAGTAG
- a CDS encoding ABC transporter substrate-binding protein, protein MAHDHALSRRGFVAGGLAASALAALAGCGKKSGSSGGAGASGTAAGGTLKYYINNPVAIDPYNTQEDQGTQVEHILFDALTDYDWDKEKVVGKAAESWEANGDNTVFTFHLMKGAKFHNGDSVDAASFKRGWERIVNPKMATPSEINYHLSPVKGYDEFLAGSATELTGLRAVDESTFEVTLKSPMADFPTVCSHPALAPVPQAALDDPDSFLVAPIGNGPFKMDGKWVADQYINVVRFDDYYGTKARLDGINFSIQKDPDTAFREFEAGNLDMAMIPTGRFNESIEKYGKSDDGYTVTPDHQVLTGAELSVYYLAINVEKMPNKTLRHAISLAINRQSICDTLFEGTRIPADNVIPKVLDLGQSNAWADCKYDKDAAKKLIDENNLAGTEVVLSYNSGGGHEDIMSMVQSDLQAVGLKVTQESQEWASYLQKLKGGDYTMGRLGWIADYPTLDNMLYPNFYSTADNNYSKYNNPKVDKGIDEARQVADEEQRKARFREVNQLIGEDMPIVPLMFYAHNWVGGKRVASLYLDPQTKAELATATLKA, encoded by the coding sequence ATGGCTCATGATCACGCGCTCAGTCGTCGCGGATTCGTCGCGGGAGGGCTCGCGGCAAGCGCGCTTGCCGCCCTCGCCGGTTGCGGAAAGAAGAGCGGCAGCTCAGGTGGTGCGGGTGCCTCTGGGACGGCCGCAGGTGGTACCCTCAAGTACTACATCAACAATCCCGTCGCCATCGATCCCTACAACACTCAGGAGGATCAGGGTACGCAAGTCGAGCACATCCTCTTCGACGCACTGACCGACTACGACTGGGACAAGGAGAAGGTCGTGGGTAAGGCGGCCGAGAGCTGGGAGGCCAATGGTGACAACACCGTCTTCACCTTCCATCTGATGAAGGGCGCTAAGTTCCATAATGGGGACAGCGTGGATGCCGCCTCCTTCAAACGTGGCTGGGAGCGTATCGTCAACCCCAAGATGGCTACCCCGTCAGAGATCAACTACCATCTGTCGCCGGTCAAGGGCTATGATGAGTTCCTTGCGGGGAGTGCGACCGAGCTCACGGGGCTCAGGGCCGTTGACGAGAGCACCTTCGAGGTGACCCTCAAGTCGCCCATGGCCGACTTCCCGACCGTCTGCTCGCATCCCGCGCTTGCGCCCGTGCCCCAGGCCGCCCTCGATGACCCCGACTCCTTCCTCGTCGCTCCCATTGGCAACGGTCCCTTCAAGATGGATGGCAAGTGGGTTGCCGACCAGTACATCAACGTCGTGCGCTTCGATGACTACTATGGCACCAAGGCACGGCTCGATGGCATCAACTTCTCCATCCAGAAGGACCCCGACACCGCGTTTCGCGAGTTCGAGGCTGGTAACCTCGATATGGCGATGATTCCCACCGGTCGCTTCAACGAGAGCATCGAGAAGTACGGCAAGTCCGACGACGGCTACACGGTGACGCCTGACCACCAGGTTCTGACCGGTGCCGAGCTCTCTGTCTACTATCTTGCCATCAACGTCGAGAAGATGCCCAACAAGACGCTGCGCCACGCCATCTCGCTGGCCATCAACCGCCAGAGCATCTGTGATACCCTCTTCGAGGGCACGCGCATCCCAGCGGACAATGTCATTCCCAAGGTCTTGGACCTTGGCCAGAGCAACGCCTGGGCCGACTGTAAGTACGACAAGGACGCGGCCAAGAAGCTCATCGACGAGAACAACTTGGCTGGTACGGAGGTTGTCCTCTCCTATAACTCGGGTGGCGGCCATGAGGACATCATGTCCATGGTCCAGAGTGACCTTCAGGCCGTTGGCCTGAAGGTCACGCAGGAGTCGCAGGAGTGGGCCTCCTACCTCCAGAAGCTCAAGGGTGGCGACTACACGATGGGCCGCTTGGGCTGGATAGCTGACTATCCGACGCTCGACAACATGCTCTATCCCAACTTCTACAGCACTGCCGACAACAACTACTCCAAGTACAACAATCCCAAGGTTGACAAGGGCATCGATGAGGCTCGCCAGGTTGCCGACGAGGAGCAGCGCAAGGCAAGGTTCCGCGAGGTGAACCAGCTCATCGGCGAGGACATGCCCATCGTCCCCCTGATGTTCTATGCCCACAACTGGGTCGGTGGCAAGAGGGTTGCGAGCCTGTATCTGGATCCCCAGACCAAGGCCGAGCTCGCGACGGCGACGCTCAAGGCGTAG
- a CDS encoding ABC transporter ATP-binding protein, translating to MMLFRKRHDTNYRDLKEAPVPEGQHLLEVDDLKMYFHTQDGVVKAVNGVSYTLDRGETLGVVGESGSGKSVTSLAIMGLIDMPPGRIEGGDIRYHGESLLKMSDEQMGHIRGNGIAMIFQDPMTSLNPVYTIGRQLGEGLRLHRGYSRKRALERSIELLRMVGIPNPEQRVKDYPHEFSGGMRQRVMIAMALACDPDILIADEPTTALDVTIQAQIIELMQEMQEKSGNAIIMITHDLGVVADVADKIMVMYAGQPVEFGSAEEIFYGSLHPYTWGLTRSIPDPAIDEKRPLTPIKGNPPSLVHTPLGCSFSPRCPYASDLCRSQEPTLYVSETGHYSRCHYSHEADFIAKNAPETSRSRRETTATVDIRAQETQAAGEGEGQDV from the coding sequence ATGATGCTGTTCAGAAAGAGGCACGACACCAACTACCGCGACCTCAAGGAGGCGCCGGTCCCCGAAGGCCAGCACCTGCTCGAGGTCGATGACCTCAAGATGTACTTCCATACGCAAGATGGCGTGGTCAAGGCCGTCAACGGCGTCTCGTATACCCTTGACAGGGGGGAGACCCTCGGCGTTGTGGGGGAGTCTGGCTCGGGAAAGTCGGTCACGTCGCTTGCCATCATGGGGCTCATCGACATGCCCCCAGGCCGCATTGAGGGCGGTGACATCCGCTACCATGGCGAGTCGCTGCTCAAGATGAGCGATGAGCAGATGGGGCACATCCGTGGCAACGGCATCGCGATGATCTTTCAGGACCCCATGACATCGCTCAACCCGGTCTACACCATCGGACGCCAGCTCGGCGAGGGCCTGAGGCTGCACCGCGGCTACTCGAGGAAGAGGGCCCTAGAGCGCTCGATCGAGCTGCTGCGTATGGTGGGCATACCCAACCCCGAGCAGCGCGTCAAGGACTACCCACACGAGTTCTCGGGTGGCATGCGCCAGCGCGTCATGATCGCCATGGCGCTCGCCTGCGACCCAGACATACTCATCGCCGATGAGCCCACGACTGCCCTCGACGTCACGATCCAGGCGCAGATCATCGAGCTTATGCAGGAGATGCAGGAAAAGAGCGGCAACGCCATCATCATGATCACGCATGACCTGGGCGTCGTCGCGGACGTCGCGGACAAGATCATGGTCATGTACGCCGGCCAGCCCGTGGAGTTCGGAAGCGCCGAGGAGATCTTCTATGGCTCCCTGCATCCCTACACCTGGGGTCTCACGCGCTCCATCCCCGATCCCGCCATCGATGAGAAGCGACCGCTCACGCCCATCAAGGGTAACCCACCCTCGCTCGTGCATACACCCTTGGGCTGCTCGTTCTCGCCACGCTGCCCCTATGCGAGCGACCTCTGCAGGTCCCAGGAGCCCACGCTCTATGTGAGCGAGACGGGCCATTACTCTCGCTGCCACTACTCGCACGAGGCCGATTTCATCGCGAAAAATGCTCCTGAGACTTCCAGGTCACGCAGGGAGACGACTGCTACGGTAGACATTCGTGCGCAGGAGACCCAGGCGGCAGGGGAAGGTGAGGGGCAGGATGTGTAA
- a CDS encoding ABC transporter permease: MGRYIVKRVLQFIPVFLGVTLILFLLQNVVPGDPIKLMAGEKRLDPVTEDNLRATYHLIETDADGSIVRDEAGNTIETPLWKRYTLYVTGLFHGDLGVSYQQSGKAVSQILAEKYPYTIRLAAVAIVIEALIGILAGMVSAIRRYSFWDVLVTLSTSILVAMPAFWLGMLLQLFFGIILKDATGEAFYLPISGAGGPHAEFDSGMYYILPAITLASVSTAYTARIMRSQLLEVMNQDYIRTARAKGLSRRATILHHALKNALIPVVTYIGIDFGAMLAGAILTETVFNWPGVGYETYRAITQRDWPIVLGSVTVIVLVVMVINLIVDISYAFLDPRIRYGGPKSQG, from the coding sequence ATGGGTAGATACATCGTAAAGCGCGTTCTGCAGTTCATCCCAGTCTTTCTGGGCGTTACGCTCATCCTGTTTTTGCTGCAAAATGTCGTTCCAGGAGATCCCATCAAGCTGATGGCGGGCGAGAAGAGGCTCGATCCGGTGACCGAGGACAACCTGCGTGCCACCTACCACCTCATCGAGACCGATGCTGACGGCAGCATCGTTCGTGACGAAGCCGGAAACACCATCGAGACGCCGCTGTGGAAGCGCTACACACTCTATGTGACGGGGCTGTTCCATGGGGACTTGGGTGTCTCGTATCAGCAGTCCGGCAAAGCCGTCTCGCAGATCCTCGCCGAGAAGTACCCCTACACCATCAGGTTAGCGGCTGTGGCCATAGTGATAGAGGCGCTCATAGGCATACTTGCGGGCATGGTGTCGGCGATACGACGCTACTCGTTCTGGGACGTTCTCGTGACGCTCTCGACGTCTATCCTCGTCGCCATGCCCGCGTTCTGGCTGGGCATGCTCTTGCAGCTCTTCTTTGGCATCATCTTAAAGGATGCGACGGGCGAGGCGTTCTACCTCCCCATCTCTGGTGCGGGTGGGCCGCACGCAGAGTTCGACAGCGGCATGTACTACATCCTGCCCGCCATCACGCTGGCTTCGGTCTCGACGGCCTACACGGCACGCATCATGCGTTCGCAGCTGCTTGAGGTCATGAACCAGGACTACATCCGCACGGCTCGTGCGAAGGGTCTTTCGCGCCGCGCGACCATCCTGCACCATGCCCTCAAAAACGCGCTCATCCCGGTCGTCACCTACATTGGCATAGACTTCGGTGCCATGCTCGCTGGCGCGATCCTGACCGAGACGGTCTTTAACTGGCCAGGTGTCGGCTACGAGACCTATCGCGCCATCACCCAGCGTGACTGGCCCATCGTACTCGGATCGGTGACGGTGATCGTCCTGGTGGTCATGGTCATCAATCTCATCGTTGACATCAGCTACGCCTTCCTTGATCCCCGTATCAGGTATGGCGGTCCCAAGAGCCAGGGCTAG